The DNA sequence GGACCCGATCCACGTCCGCACAGACGGCGCGGAGAAGGGCCGAGACGGATGCCGCGTCCCGGTGCCGTGGACGACACATCCGCCGCACTTCGGGTTCACCGCCGCGACCCCGCAGCTTCCGATGCCACCCGATTTCGGAGCGGTCTCCGTCCAGGCTCAGAAGGCTGATCCGACCTCGACGCTGTCGATGTACCGGAAGGCCCTCGCGCTGAGGTCCGAGCTGCGGGGCAGTGGGCTCGCCTCACCGGCTCTCGAATGGCATGAGACCGAACGACCTGCAAACCTTCTCCACTTCACGCGGGGCGAGTGGGGGTGCGTGATGAACTTCGGGTTGGAGGACGTGCCGCTGCCTTCGAGGGACATCCTGATCAGCAGTTCGCCGCTCGCGGGCGCCGCTCTGCTGGGCGACACCACGGTCTGGTACCGCGTCACCGAAGGGGCATAGGAGTCCGCCTCCGACGCCATCCGGCATCGGCCGGCCTGCGATCAGCGCGTTCAGCCGGCCGGCGGATCCAGCTCGTCACGCACGATCCGCGCCCCCGCACTGAGCGCCGCAAGCTTGCCGAGCGCGACATCCCGGGGCAACGGCGCCATCCCGCAGTTCGTGCTGGGGACGAGGTCGCCGGCGTCGACGTACGCGAGCGCCTTTCGGATCGTGTCGGCGACCTCCTCCGGGGTCTCGATCATGGTGCTGGCCACGTCGATCGCGCCGAGCATGACCTTCTTTCCGCGGATGAGCTCGACGAGCTCCATCGGGACGTGGGAATGGTGGCTCTCCAGCGAGACGACGTCGATCGCGGACCGCTGCAGGAGCGGGAAGGTCTGCTCGTACTGCCGCCACTCCGAGCCGAGCGTCGCCTTCCAGTCGGTGTTCGCCTTGATGCCGTAGCCGTAGCAGATGTGCACGACGGTTTCGGCCCGCAGTCCTTCCGCGGCGCGCTCGAGTGTCGCGACACCCCAGTCCCGGACGTCGTCGAAGAACACGTTGAACGCGGGCTCGTCGAATTGGATGATGTCGACCCCCGCCGCTTCGAGTT is a window from the Microbacterium lacus genome containing:
- a CDS encoding methionine synthase — protein: MTTLLPTSIVGSLPKPSWLAQPETLWSPWKLEGDALTEGKQDALRIAVHEQRRAGIHVISDGEQTRQHFVTTFIEHLSGVDFEQRETVRIRNRYDASVPTVVGAVGREKPVFVDDAAFLRTQTDQPIKWALPGPMTMIDTLYDRHYKSREKLAWEFATILNQEARELEAAGVDIIQFDEPAFNVFFDDVRDWGVATLERAAEGLRAETVVHICYGYGIKANTDWKATLGSEWRQYEQTFPLLQRSAIDVVSLESHHSHVPMELVELIRGKKVMLGAIDVASTMIETPEEVADTIRKALAYVDAGDLVPSTNCGMAPLPRDVALGKLAALSAGARIVRDELDPPAG